A genome region from Camelina sativa cultivar DH55 chromosome 10, Cs, whole genome shotgun sequence includes the following:
- the LOC104720540 gene encoding probable aquaporin NIP4-2 codes for MTSHCQEIEEEQMSRIEKGDGNGCHGGIETVICTSPGIVCLTQKLIAEIIGTYFIIFSGCGVVVVNVLYDGIVTFPGICVTWGLIVMVMIYSTGHISGAHFNPAVTVTFAVFRRFPWYQVPLYIGAQLTGSLLASLTLKLMFTLTPKAFFGTTPSDSSGQALVAEIIISFLLMFVISGVATDSRATGELAGIAVGMTIILNVFVAGPISGASMNPARSLGPAIVLGRYKGIWVYIVGPFVGILAGGFVYNFMRFTNKPLRELTKSASFLRSVAPKDNDSNSTKS; via the exons ATGACTTCGCATTGtcaagaaatcgaagaagaacaaATGTCAAGGATTGAGAAAGGCGACGGCAATGGTTGCCATGGAGGTATCGAGACGGTCATATGTACTTCTCCCGGCATTGTTTGCCTTACCCAAAAG TTGATAGCAGAGATAATTGGGACGTATTTCATAATATTCTCTGGATGTGGAGTGGTGGTAGTGAATGTTTTGTACGATGGGATAGTTACGTTTCCGGGTATTTGTGTGACTTGGGGTCTCATTGTTATGGTCATGATTTACTCTACCGGTCACATTTCCGGTGCACATTTTAACCCGGCCGTCACCGTCACTTTTGCCGTTTTCCGGCGGTTTCCTTGGTATCAG GTACCATTGTATATAGGTGCACAACTTACGGGATCGTTACTAGCGAGTTTGACACTGAAACTAATGTTCACATTGACACCCAAAGCTTTCTTTGGAACAACTCCGAGTGATTCATCGGGACAAGCACTTGTTGCAGAAATCATTATCTCATTCCTCCTCATGTTTGTTATTTCTGGCGTTGCCACCGATAGTCGTGCG aCCGGAGAACTAGCTGGGATTGCCGTGGGGATGACTATAATTTTGAACGTTTTTGTTGCCGG ACCTATATCGGGAGCATCTATGAATCCAGCAAGAAGTCTAGGACCAGCAATTGTGTTGGGAAGATATAAAGGAATTTGGGTTTACATTGTTGGTCCCTTCGTCGGAATTTTAGCTGGAGGTTTTGTTTACAACTTTATGAGATTCACGAATAAGCCACTTCGGGAACTCACTAAGAGTGCTTCTTTTCTTCGTAGCGTTGCTCCAAAAGACAATGATTCTAACTCTACTAAGAGCTAA
- the LOC104719455 gene encoding 5-oxoprolinase, producing the protein MGTVVEGKLRFCMDRGGTFTDVYAEIPGHSDGRVLKLLSVDPSNYDDAPVEGIRRILEEYTGKKIPRTSKIPTDKIQWIRMGTTVATNALLERKGERIALCVTKGFKDLLQIGNQARPDIFDLTVAKPSNLYEEVVEVDERVELALDGDDDDSGSLIKGVSGELLRVVKPFDEEGLKPLLKGLLDKGISCLAVVLMHSYTFPKHEMAVEKLALELGFRHVSLSSALTPMVRAVPRGLTATVDAYLTPVIKEYLSGFISKFDDDLGKVNVLFMQSDGGLAPESRFSGHKAVLSGPAGGVVGYSQTLFGLETVKPLIGFDMGGTSTDVSRYDGSYEQVIETQIAGSIIQAPQLDINTVAAGGGSKLKFQFGAFRVGPDSVGAHPGPVCYRKGGELAVTDANLVLGFVIPDYFPSIFGPNEDQPLDVAATRVAFEKLVAQINSYRKSQDPSAKDMSVEETAMGFISVANETMCRPIRQLTEMKGHETKNHALACFGGAGPQHACAIARSLGMKEVLVHRYCGILSAYGMGLADVIEDAQEPYSAVYGPETLSEAYRRENLLLGEVRKKLQEQGFEDENISTETYLNIRYDGTDTAIMVKGKKTGDGSAFDYAAEFLKLFEQEYGFKLQNRDLLICDVRVRGIGVTSILKPRAVEAAPGTPKVERLYKVYFEGGWHDTPLFKLENLGFGHEIPGPAIIMNGNSTVIVEPQCKAIITKYGNIKIEVESATSSVKLAENVADVVQLSIFNHRFMGIAEQMGRTLQRTSISTNIKERLDFSCALFSPDGGLVANAPHVPVHLGAMSSTVRWQLKHWGENLNEGDVLVTNHPCAGGSHLPDITVITPVFDKGKLVFFVASRGHHAEVGGITPGSMPPFSKAIWEEGAAIKSFKVVEKGVFQEEGIVKLLQFPSSDETTIEIPGTRRIQDNLSDLQAQIAANQRGIALIKELIEQYGLGTVQAYMKYVQLNAEEAVREMLKSVAIRVSSETPKSRVGNSVTIEEEDYMDDGSVIHLKLTIDADKGEAFFDFTGTSPEVYGNWNAPEAVTSAAVIYCLRCLVNVDIPLNQGCLAPVEIRIPAGSFLSPSEKAAVVGGNVLTSQRVTDVVLTAFQACACSQGCMNNLTFGDDTFGYYETIGGGCGAGPTWDGTSGVQCHMTNTRMTDPEIFEQRYPVLLHRFGLRENSGGKGLHKGGDGLVREIEFRKPVVVSILSERRVHSPRGLNGGQNGVRGANYLITKDKRRIYLGGKNTVHVEAGEILQILTPGGGGFGASV; encoded by the exons ATGGGGACTGTAGTTGAAGGGAAGCTAAGGTTTTGTATGGACAGGGGAGGTACATTCACTGATGTTTACGCTGAGATTCCAGGGCATTCTGATGGTCGTGTGTTGAAGCTTTTATCAGTAGATCCATCCAACTACGATGATGCTCCTGTTGAAGGAATCAGGAGGATACTTGAGGAGTATACAGGGAAGAAGATACCAAGAACGTCTAAGATACCAACTGATAAGATTCAGTGGATCAGGATGGGTACAACTGTGGCAACGAATGCGTTGTTGGAGAGGAAAGGGGAAAGGATAGCTTTGTGTGTTACTAAAGGGTTTAAGGATTTGTTGCAGATTGGTAATCAAGCTAGGCCTGATATTTTTGATCTTACTGTGGCGAAACCGTCGAATCTTTATGAAGAGGTGGTTGAGGTTGATGAAAGAGTTGAGCTTGCgcttgatggtgatgatgatgattcagggTCTTTGATTAAAGGAGTTTCTGGTGAGCTTCTTAGAGTTGTGAAGCCGTTTGATGAAGAAGGTTTGAAACCGTTGTTGAAGGGTTTGCTTGATAAAGGGATAAGTTGTTTGGCTGTTGTTTTGATGCACTCGTATACTTTTCCAAAGCATGAGATGGCTGTTGAGAAGTTGGCTTTAGAGTTGGGTTTTAGACATGTGTCCTTGTCTTCTGCGTTGACGCCAATGGTTCGGGCTGTTCCTCGGGGTCTAACAGCCACTGTGGATGCTTACCTGACACCGGTGATTAAAGAGTATTTGTCGGGTTTCATTTCCAAGTTTGATGATGATCTTGGGAAAGTGAATGTTCTATTTATGCAATCTGATGGAGGTCTAGCACCGGAAAGTAGGTTTTCAGGGCACAAAGCTGTGTTATCAGGTCCAGCAGGAGGAGTTGTTGGTTACTCACAGACACTCTTTGGTCTTGAAACTGTAAAACCGCTGATTGGATTTGATATGGGTGGTACATCAACGGATGTTAGCCGTTATGATGGGAGTTATGAGCAAGTGATAGAAACTCAGATTGCTGGGTCAATCATACAAGCGCCACAACTTGACATAAACACTGTTGCTGCTGGTGGTGGGTCGAAGCTGAAGTTTCAGTTTGGTGCTTTCCGGGTAGGACCTGATTCTGTGGGTGCGCACCCAGGTCCAGTTTGTTACAGGAAAGGAGGAGAGCTAGCAGTTACTGATGCAAACCTCGTTTTGGGGTTTGTTATTCCTGATTATTTTCCATCCATCTTTGGGCCTAACGAAGATCAACCCTTAGATGTAGCAGCAACACGAGTAGCATTTGAAAAGCTTGTTGCACAGATTAATTCTTATAGAAAGAGCCAGGATCCATCTGCTAAGGACATGTCAGTGGAGGAAACAGCAATGGGATTTATTAGTGTTGCTAATGAGACAATGTGTCGTCCCATACGTCAACTGACAGAGATGAAAGGTCATGAAACAAAGAATCATGCACTTGCATGCTTTGGAGGTGCTGGACCGCAACATGCTTGCGCAATTGCTAGGTCTTTGGGCATGAAAGAAGTTCTTGTTCACAGATACTGCGGAATTTTGAGTGCTTATGGAATGGGTTTGGCAGATGTTATTGAAGATGCTCAAGAGCCATATTCAGCTGTTTATGGCCCTGAAACTCTTTCAGAGGCCTATAGAAGGGAAAATCTATTACTAGGAGAAGTGAGAAAGAAACTCCAGGAGCAGGGTTTTGAGGATGAAAATATCTCCACTGAGACGTATTTGAATATAAGATATGACGGCACAGATACAGCAATCATGGTAAAGGGTAAGAAAACTGGAGATGGCTCGGCATTTGATTATGCTGCAGAGTTTCTCAAGCTTTTCGAGCAAGAGTATGGATTTAAACTTCAAAACCGAGATCTCCTTATATGTGATGTTCGGGTTAGGGGAATTGGAGTGACTAGTATACTAAAACCACGGGCAGTTGAAGCTGCCCCTGGTACTCCTAAGGTTGAAAGGCTCTACAAGGTTTACTTTGAAGGTGGATGGCATGACACACCGTTGTTCAAGTTGGAGAACTTAGGTTTTGGCCATGAGATTCCTGGCCCTGCGATCATCATGAACGGGAATAGTACAGTTATTGTAGAACCTCAGTGCAAAGCCATCATCACAAAATATGGGAACATTAAAATCGAGGTAGAATCTGCAACTAGCAGTGTAAAGCTTGCAGAGAATGTTGCAGATGTTGTTCAGCTGTCCATCTTTAATCACAGATTCATGGGTATAGCTGAGCAAATGGGAAGAACCTTGCAACGTACTTCCATATCAACAAATATCAAGGAAAGGTTGGATTTTTCTTGCGCCTTGTTTAGTCCTGATGGCGGCTTAGTTGCTAATGCGCCACATGTTCCAGTTCATCTGGGTGCCATGTCGAGTACAGTTCGCTGGCAGCTCAAACATTGGGGTGAAAATCTGAACGAAGGAGATGTTTTAGTAACTAATCATCCGTGCGCCGGTGGTAGCCATTTGCCTGATATAACCGTTATCACGCCTGTTTTTGACAAAGGGAAGCTTGTGTTCTTCGTGGCTAGTAGAGGTCACCATGCAGAAGTTGGAGGCATAACTCCAGGAAGCATGCCCCCGTTCTCAAAGGCTATTTGGGAAGAAGGTGCTGCTATAAAATCGTTTAAAGTTGTTGAAAAAGGTGTTTTCCAGGAAGAAGGAATCGTTAAACTTCTTCAATTCCCTTCTTCTGATGAGACAACAATTGAGATTCCGGGAACCAGAAGGATTCAGGACAATCTGTCGGATCTTCAAGCTCAGATAGCTGCAAACCAAAGAGGAATTGCTCTAATTAAAGAGCTGATTGAGCAATATGGACTTGGAACTGTTCAGGCTTACATGAAATACGTGCAGCTTAACGCAGAAGAAGCAGTGAGAGAAATGCTTAAGTCTGTTGCTATTAGAGTCTCATCGGAAACGCCTAAATCAAGGGTTGGTAATTCCGTGACCATAGAAGAAGAGGATTACATGGATGACGGATCCGTGATTCACTTAAAACTCACAATCGATGCTGACAAAGGAGAAGCCTTCTTCGATTTTACAGGCACAAGCCCGGAAGTCTATGGTAACTGGAATGCCCCAGAAGCAGTTACATCTGCAGCAGTTATTTACTGCCTCCGCTGTCTAGTTAATGTCGACATTCCACTAAACCAAGGCTGCTTAGCTCCGGTTGAAATTCGCATACCCGCTGGTTCTTTCCTGTCTCCAAGCGAGAAAGCAGCTGTTGTTGGAGGCAACGTTCTAACATCCCAGAGAGTTACAGATGTTGTTCTAACTGCTTTCCAGGCTTGTGCTTGTTCCCAAGGATGCATGAATAATCTCACATTTGGAGATGACACGTTTGGATACTATGAGACCATTGGTGGAGGATGCGGAGCTGGACCGACATGGGACGGGACAAGCGGAGTCCAATGCCATATGACTAACACTCGGATGACTGATCCCGAGATCTTCGAGCAAAG GTACCCTGTTCTGTTGCATAGATTTGGATTGCGAGAGAATAGTGGAGGCAAAGGGTTGCATAAAGGAGGGGATGGATTAGTGAGAGAGATAGAGTTCAGAAAGCCTGTGGTTGTTAGTATCCTCTCAGAGAGACGAGTTCACTCGCCACGTGGATTGAACGGTGGCCAGAACGGAGTTCGTGGAGCAAACTATCTCATCACTAAAGACAAACGGAGAATCTACCTTGGAGGTAAGAATACCGTACACGTGGAAGCCGGTGAAATCCTACAGATTCTTACCCCGGGTGGTGGTGGATTTGGCGCCAGTGTTTAA